The Frondihabitans australicus genome includes a region encoding these proteins:
- the nadD gene encoding nicotinate-nucleotide adenylyltransferase — MAPVGPTRSGRSRVGVMGGTFDPIHHGHLVAASEVATEFDLDEVIFVPTGQPWMKTGPGHRAVTPAEHRYLMTVIATASNPSFTVSRVDIDRGGVTYTIDTLRDIRRLRPDADLFFITGADAVAQIIEWKDVDELWSLAHFVAVSRPGHDLTVSGLPASEVSLLEVPALAISSTDCRSRVGRGSPVWYLVPDGVVQYISKHHLYRASEPVMNHTTPENA, encoded by the coding sequence ATGGCACCGGTCGGGCCCACACGCTCCGGGCGCTCTCGCGTCGGCGTGATGGGCGGCACGTTCGACCCGATCCACCACGGCCACCTCGTGGCCGCGAGCGAGGTCGCGACCGAGTTCGACCTCGACGAGGTGATCTTCGTCCCCACCGGCCAACCCTGGATGAAGACCGGGCCCGGCCACCGGGCGGTGACGCCCGCGGAGCACCGGTACCTCATGACCGTCATCGCGACGGCGTCCAACCCGTCGTTCACCGTCAGCCGCGTCGACATCGACCGCGGCGGCGTGACCTACACGATCGACACCCTCAGAGACATCCGCAGGCTCCGGCCCGACGCCGACCTCTTCTTCATCACCGGCGCCGACGCCGTGGCGCAGATCATCGAGTGGAAAGATGTGGACGAGCTGTGGAGTCTCGCCCATTTCGTGGCAGTTTCCCGGCCGGGACACGACCTCACAGTCAGCGGTCTCCCGGCCAGCGAAGTAAGCTTGCTCGAAGTTCCCGCACTGGCGATTTCGTCGACCGACTGTCGCAGCCGCGTCGGCCGGGGCAGTCCGGTCTGGTACCTCGTTCCTGACGGTGTCGTCCAGTACATCTCCAAGCACCACCTGTACCGAGCCAGCGAGCCGGTCATGAACCACACCACTCCGGAGAACGCATGA
- a CDS encoding glutamate-5-semialdehyde dehydrogenase, producing MSTTEAAPSVADDALALSSAHISPGLVAKLEAAKTAARVVATANADLKNRALQAVADAVRAEAPRIVAANDLDLAAGRENGLSDGLQDRLRLDTARLDGLAKATELIASLTDPVGEALRGRTLPNGLQLTQVRVPFGVVGAIYEARPNVTIDIAALALKSGNVAVLRGGSAAENTNRVLVDVLQEALASVGLPRETVQTIDEFGRQGATELMRARGYVDVLIPRGSSQLIDAVVRESKVPVIETGAGVVHVFLDESADEQWSIDIVSNAKVQRPSVCNALETLLVHEAAAPRLLPLVLSALRAQGVTLHADEATRAIFPDAVPATDDDWATEYMSLDLSVKVVSGIDEAMAHIDRYSTHHTESIITNDLRNTERFLAEVDSAVVMVNASTRFTDGGEFGFGAEVGISTQKLHARGPMGLPELTSSKWIVRGSGQVRG from the coding sequence ATGTCGACGACCGAAGCCGCACCGTCCGTAGCCGACGACGCCCTGGCGCTGAGCTCAGCGCACATCAGCCCTGGCCTCGTCGCCAAGCTCGAGGCCGCCAAGACCGCCGCGCGCGTCGTCGCGACCGCGAACGCCGACCTCAAGAACCGCGCGCTCCAGGCCGTCGCCGACGCCGTGCGGGCCGAGGCGCCGCGCATCGTCGCCGCGAACGACCTCGACCTCGCCGCAGGCCGTGAGAACGGGCTGAGCGACGGGCTGCAGGATCGCCTGCGTCTCGACACCGCACGCCTCGACGGCCTCGCGAAAGCCACCGAGCTGATCGCCTCCCTCACCGATCCCGTGGGCGAGGCTCTTCGGGGCCGGACCCTGCCGAACGGCCTCCAGCTCACCCAGGTCCGCGTGCCCTTCGGCGTCGTCGGCGCCATCTACGAGGCGCGGCCGAACGTCACCATCGACATCGCCGCGCTCGCCCTGAAGAGCGGCAATGTCGCCGTGCTCCGCGGCGGGTCGGCCGCCGAGAACACCAACCGGGTGCTCGTCGACGTGCTGCAGGAGGCACTGGCCTCCGTCGGCCTCCCGCGCGAGACCGTGCAGACCATCGACGAGTTCGGCCGACAGGGCGCCACCGAGCTCATGCGGGCGCGCGGCTACGTCGACGTGCTGATCCCGCGCGGCAGCTCGCAGCTCATCGACGCCGTCGTCCGCGAGTCGAAGGTGCCCGTGATCGAGACCGGTGCCGGCGTCGTCCACGTCTTCCTCGACGAGTCCGCCGACGAGCAGTGGTCGATCGACATCGTGTCGAACGCGAAGGTGCAGAGGCCGAGCGTCTGCAACGCACTCGAGACCCTCCTCGTGCACGAGGCCGCAGCGCCTCGGCTCCTGCCGCTCGTCCTGTCGGCGCTTCGCGCGCAGGGCGTCACGCTCCACGCCGACGAGGCCACGCGCGCGATCTTCCCCGACGCGGTGCCGGCGACCGACGACGACTGGGCGACCGAGTACATGTCGCTCGACCTCTCGGTGAAGGTCGTCAGCGGGATCGACGAGGCCATGGCGCACATCGACCGCTACTCCACGCACCACACGGAGTCGATCATCACGAACGACCTGCGCAACACCGAGCGGTTCCTGGCCGAGGTCGACAGCGCCGTCGTCATGGTCAACGCGTCGACGAGGTTCACCGACGGCGGCGAGTTCGGCTTCGGCGCCGAGGTGGGCATCTCCACGCAGAAGCTCCACGCGCGCGGCCCGATGGGACTGCCCGAGCTCACGAGCAGCAAGTGGATCGTCCGCGGCTCGGGTCAGGTGCGCGGCTAG
- the proB gene encoding glutamate 5-kinase, giving the protein MSTSDAETMTEGAFAAPAEVAHPATQPVTISAGPILSRRDIPRARRVVVKVGSSSISGPNADQIGPLVDALATTYARGAEVILVSSGAIATGMPFLDLESRPTDLATQQAAAAVGQNVLIYRYQESLRRYEIVAGQVLLTAGDIDNPTSRVNAQRAMERLLKLRILPIVNENDTVATHEIRFGDNDRLAALVAQLVEADLLVLLSDVDALYTRPPHEPGAVKIADVAYGDELSGIRFGDAGAAGVGTGGAGTKVAAARLATESGTPVLVTSTPQVAEALAGAEIGTWFSARAALRG; this is encoded by the coding sequence ATGAGCACGAGCGACGCCGAGACCATGACCGAGGGCGCTTTCGCGGCCCCTGCCGAGGTGGCGCATCCGGCCACGCAGCCGGTGACGATCTCGGCGGGCCCGATCCTGAGCCGCCGAGACATCCCGAGGGCGCGTCGCGTCGTCGTGAAGGTCGGCTCGTCGTCGATCTCGGGCCCGAACGCCGATCAGATCGGGCCTCTCGTCGACGCCCTCGCCACGACTTACGCCCGAGGCGCCGAGGTGATCCTCGTGTCGTCGGGTGCGATCGCCACGGGCATGCCGTTCCTCGACCTCGAGTCGCGGCCCACCGACCTCGCCACGCAGCAGGCCGCCGCTGCGGTCGGCCAGAACGTGCTGATCTACCGCTACCAGGAGAGCCTGCGGCGGTACGAGATCGTCGCCGGGCAGGTGCTCCTCACGGCGGGCGACATCGACAACCCCACCAGCCGGGTCAACGCCCAGCGCGCGATGGAGCGCCTGCTGAAGCTGCGAATCCTGCCGATCGTGAACGAGAACGACACCGTCGCCACGCACGAGATCCGCTTCGGCGACAACGACCGGCTCGCGGCCCTCGTCGCCCAGCTCGTCGAGGCCGACCTGCTCGTGCTCCTCTCGGACGTCGACGCGCTCTACACGCGGCCGCCGCACGAGCCGGGCGCCGTGAAGATCGCCGACGTGGCCTACGGCGACGAGCTCTCGGGCATCCGCTTCGGCGACGCGGGGGCCGCGGGCGTCGGCACCGGGGGAGCGGGCACGAAGGTCGCCGCCGCACGTCTGGCCACCGAGTCCGGCACGCCCGTGCTCGTCACGTCGACGCCGCAGGTGGCCGAAGCGCTCGCAGGAGCCGAGATCGGCACCTGGTTCTCCGCCCGAGCCGCCCTGCGCGGCTGA
- the obgE gene encoding GTPase ObgE, whose translation MATFVDHVSLHLKAGNGGNGCVSVKREKFKPLAGPDGGNGGHGGDIVLVSSNDVTTLLGFHRNPHRVSPNGGPGMGDHRAGTNGETLELEIPVGTVATDDDGTVLLDFTEPGMRFVVAAGGIGGLGNAALATTKRKAPGFALLGTPGWQGDVQLELKVVADVALVGYPSAGKSSLVAAISAAKPKIADYPFTTLHPNLGVVESGSTRFTVADVPGLIEGASEGKGLGLEFLRHVERCSALLHVLDCGTLDPGRDPLTDLDVIQQELAAYPVPAGQLPLLERPQLIALNKIDVPEARELADFVRADLEERGYRVFEISAVSHEGLRPLSFALAEVVEADRAARAAAESTKPRIVLRPKAVDEQGFTVTVEGGSYGNVYRIRGEKPERWVLQTDFNNEEAVGYLADRLNKLGVEDQLFKAGAVAGSTVVIGGAGGIVFDWEPTLTSTAELMTAARGTDPRLHQSSRQTRNERREEYFARMDAKAEARAELMRERAAGLWTDDEGFEVGSAMREGDLADAGDDFDDDDE comes from the coding sequence ATGGCCACATTCGTCGACCACGTGTCGCTCCACCTCAAGGCGGGCAACGGCGGCAACGGCTGCGTGTCGGTCAAGCGCGAGAAGTTCAAGCCGCTCGCCGGCCCCGACGGCGGCAACGGCGGTCACGGCGGCGACATAGTTCTGGTCAGCTCGAACGACGTGACGACCCTTCTCGGGTTCCACCGCAATCCTCACCGCGTGAGCCCCAACGGCGGCCCCGGCATGGGCGACCACCGCGCCGGCACGAACGGCGAGACGCTCGAGCTCGAGATTCCCGTCGGCACCGTCGCCACCGACGACGACGGCACCGTGCTGCTCGACTTCACCGAGCCCGGCATGCGCTTCGTCGTCGCGGCCGGCGGCATCGGCGGCCTCGGCAACGCAGCCCTCGCGACCACCAAGCGCAAGGCTCCCGGCTTCGCGCTCCTCGGCACGCCCGGGTGGCAGGGCGACGTGCAGCTCGAGCTCAAGGTCGTCGCCGACGTCGCGCTGGTCGGCTACCCGTCGGCGGGCAAGTCGAGCCTGGTCGCCGCGATCTCGGCCGCCAAGCCGAAGATCGCCGACTACCCGTTCACCACGCTCCACCCCAACCTCGGAGTCGTCGAGTCGGGCTCGACGCGGTTCACCGTCGCCGACGTCCCCGGCCTCATCGAGGGCGCCAGCGAGGGCAAGGGCCTCGGCCTCGAGTTCCTCCGCCACGTCGAGCGCTGCTCGGCGCTCCTGCACGTGCTCGACTGCGGCACCCTCGACCCGGGCCGCGACCCGCTCACCGACCTCGACGTGATCCAGCAGGAGCTCGCGGCCTACCCCGTCCCCGCGGGCCAGCTGCCGCTGCTGGAGCGCCCCCAGCTGATCGCGCTGAACAAGATCGACGTGCCCGAGGCCCGCGAGCTCGCCGACTTCGTCCGGGCCGACCTCGAGGAGCGCGGCTACCGCGTCTTCGAGATCTCGGCCGTCTCCCACGAGGGCCTGAGGCCGCTGTCGTTCGCCCTCGCCGAGGTCGTCGAGGCCGACCGTGCGGCCCGAGCCGCCGCCGAGAGCACGAAGCCGCGCATCGTCCTGCGCCCGAAGGCCGTCGACGAGCAGGGCTTCACGGTCACCGTCGAGGGCGGCAGCTACGGCAACGTGTACCGGATCCGCGGCGAGAAGCCCGAACGCTGGGTGCTGCAGACCGACTTCAACAACGAGGAGGCCGTCGGCTACCTCGCCGACCGCCTCAACAAGCTCGGCGTCGAGGACCAGCTGTTCAAGGCCGGAGCGGTGGCCGGATCGACCGTGGTCATCGGCGGCGCCGGCGGCATCGTCTTCGACTGGGAGCCGACGCTCACCTCGACCGCCGAGCTCATGACCGCGGCGCGCGGCACCGACCCGCGTCTGCACCAGTCGAGCCGCCAGACCCGCAACGAGCGCCGCGAGGAGTACTTCGCGCGGATGGACGCCAAGGCCGAGGCCCGCGCCGAGCTCATGCGCGAGCGCGCCGCCGGCCTCTGGACCGACGACGAGGGCTTCGAGGTCGGCAGCGCCATGCGCGAGGGCGACCTCGCCGACGCGGGCGACGACTTCGACGACGACGACGAGTAG
- the rpmA gene encoding 50S ribosomal protein L27 yields MAHKKGASSTRNGRDSNAQRLGVKRFGGQVVSAGEILVRQRGTHFHPGVNVGRGGDDTLFALAAGAVEFGAKGGRKVVNIVVDA; encoded by the coding sequence ATGGCACACAAAAAGGGAGCTAGCTCCACCCGCAACGGCCGCGACTCGAACGCGCAGCGCCTCGGCGTGAAGCGCTTCGGCGGCCAGGTCGTGTCCGCGGGCGAGATCCTCGTCCGTCAGCGCGGCACCCACTTCCACCCCGGCGTGAACGTCGGCCGCGGCGGCGACGACACCCTGTTCGCCCTCGCCGCAGGCGCGGTCGAGTTCGGCGCGAAGGGCGGCCGCAAGGTCGTCAACATCGTCGTCGACGCGTAA
- the rplU gene encoding 50S ribosomal protein L21, whose product MAFAIVRAGGRQEKVEVGTIVTVDRLKASDGDTVSFVPVLHVDGDTILSGDQLAKVTVEGEVLNDLRGPKIVIQNYRNKTGYKRRMGFRADLTRVKITAIKTK is encoded by the coding sequence ATGGCTTTCGCGATTGTGCGTGCCGGTGGCCGTCAGGAGAAGGTCGAGGTGGGCACGATCGTGACCGTCGACCGTCTCAAGGCGTCCGACGGCGACACCGTCTCGTTCGTTCCCGTCCTGCACGTCGACGGCGACACGATCCTCTCCGGCGACCAGCTGGCGAAGGTCACGGTCGAGGGCGAGGTCCTGAACGACCTCCGCGGCCCCAAGATCGTGATCCAGAACTACCGCAACAAGACCGGCTACAAGCGTCGCATGGGCTTCCGTGCCGACCTCACCCGCGTCAAGATCACCGCCATCAAGACCAAGTAG
- a CDS encoding DUF4031 domain-containing protein: protein MSILIDEPIWPAHDTVWAHLVSDASYDELHEFASRAGIPRRAFDHDHYDVPAARHAELVALGATAVGGKELALRLEASGLRVSQRRKRGLA from the coding sequence GTGAGCATTCTGATCGACGAGCCCATCTGGCCCGCGCACGACACCGTGTGGGCGCACCTGGTGAGCGACGCGTCGTACGACGAGCTCCACGAGTTCGCCTCGCGGGCCGGGATCCCCCGTCGCGCTTTCGATCACGACCACTACGACGTTCCTGCCGCGCGCCACGCCGAGCTCGTGGCGCTCGGCGCCACGGCCGTCGGCGGCAAGGAGCTCGCGCTCCGCCTCGAGGCCAGCGGCCTCCGCGTCTCGCAGCGTCGGAAGCGCGGTCTGGCCTAG
- a CDS encoding Rne/Rng family ribonuclease encodes MVEKNENSPKRRSRLFAGFRSRQAAQSPTETPAPPVAETTAPPSAPASSSVAERAEEAVRGPAAGTAAPQEASHVSIDQTTSDPTTPAPADAVDEALVDHEAIARDEADSTPVLPTVEKPEPVSPFDAPLTTTSLIFHAPDVVPLPALPDDDDDDERPSTSRRRSRSRSGGSGSGDGDDQPTRTRSRANREPREPREVEYITEPQRVKGSTRLEAKKQRRRDGRDAGRRRPVVTEAEFLARRESVDRKMIVRSQGDSIQIGVLEDGILAEHYVAKSQNVSLIGNVYLGRVQNVLPSMEAAFVDIGRGRNAVLYSGEVDWDSVDHTPGQPRRIELALKPGDRVLVQVTKDPVGHKGARLTSQISLPGRFLVYVPNGSMNGISRKLPDTERARLKKILKEALPENTGVIVRTAAEGATEEQLTLDVKRLLNQWADIEKKVEAGNAPALLHSEPDLLIKIVRDVFNEDFHELVIDGADAKSTIESYLTAVAPDLLDRVKAYEDGGDSFDHYRLNEQIDKALDRKVWLPSGGSLIIDRTEAMTVVDVNTGKFVGSGGNLEETVTKNNLEAAEELVRQLRLRDIGGIIVVDFIDMVLESNRDLVLRRLVECLSRDRTKHQVAEVTSLGLVQMTRKKLGLGLAESFQEIGVDRQQAQEQAATNRQKQQERRRAKQQNGNGSNGSNGNGRGNGSSRGSDAHPATGTIHAITDDVKNALAKIAASTVPHGDATPAETAAAVEAAIDAVAAGMGGTEPAPPAGASVSDEWPGVTDGAATGAASTTGAPASSGDAPTGRSRRGRGRRASSAAQGAAGVESAGEAAVIQVPAAAAAAASVSAESASAAPAPSAETAEAPAVAAESTPAPESAERPEKTSRRSQATVTAPDATVAILDIPVAKIERQPRRVSARDAEQILEGVLGALPEPKQPGQGRNRSRRASTGGTVAAPAEGTSGESSGLIVGLGGTSDES; translated from the coding sequence ATGGTGGAGAAAAACGAAAACAGTCCGAAGAGAAGAAGCCGCCTGTTCGCAGGATTCCGGTCTCGACAGGCCGCGCAGTCTCCGACCGAGACCCCCGCGCCGCCCGTCGCCGAGACCACGGCGCCGCCGAGCGCGCCCGCTTCTTCGTCCGTCGCCGAACGAGCCGAGGAGGCCGTCCGCGGCCCGGCCGCCGGCACTGCCGCCCCTCAGGAGGCCAGCCACGTGAGCATCGACCAGACCACCAGCGACCCGACCACGCCCGCTCCTGCGGACGCCGTCGACGAGGCCCTCGTCGACCACGAGGCGATCGCCCGCGACGAGGCGGACAGCACTCCGGTGCTGCCGACCGTCGAGAAGCCCGAGCCGGTGTCGCCGTTCGACGCGCCGCTCACCACGACGAGCCTGATCTTCCACGCGCCCGACGTCGTGCCGCTGCCGGCCCTGCCCGACGACGACGATGACGACGAGCGTCCCTCGACGAGCCGCCGCCGGTCGCGGTCGCGGTCGGGCGGCTCGGGCTCGGGTGACGGCGACGACCAGCCCACCCGCACCCGATCGCGGGCCAACCGTGAGCCTCGCGAGCCTCGCGAGGTGGAGTACATCACCGAGCCGCAGCGGGTGAAGGGCTCGACGCGCCTCGAGGCGAAGAAGCAGCGCCGCCGCGACGGTCGCGACGCCGGCCGCCGCCGCCCGGTGGTGACCGAGGCCGAGTTCCTCGCCCGCCGCGAGAGCGTCGACCGCAAGATGATCGTCCGCTCGCAGGGTGACAGCATCCAGATCGGCGTGCTCGAAGACGGCATCCTCGCCGAGCACTACGTCGCCAAGTCGCAGAACGTCTCGCTCATCGGCAACGTCTACCTCGGCCGCGTGCAGAACGTGCTCCCGTCGATGGAGGCCGCGTTCGTCGACATCGGCCGCGGCCGCAACGCCGTCCTCTACTCGGGCGAGGTCGACTGGGACTCCGTCGACCACACGCCCGGCCAGCCGCGCCGCATCGAGCTGGCGCTCAAGCCCGGCGACCGCGTGCTGGTCCAGGTCACCAAAGACCCGGTCGGCCACAAGGGCGCCCGCCTCACCTCGCAGATCAGCCTGCCCGGCCGCTTCCTCGTGTACGTGCCGAACGGCTCGATGAACGGGATCAGCCGCAAGCTGCCCGACACCGAGCGTGCCCGCCTCAAGAAGATCCTCAAAGAGGCCCTGCCCGAGAATACCGGCGTCATCGTCCGCACCGCGGCCGAGGGCGCGACGGAGGAGCAGCTCACCCTCGACGTGAAGCGCCTGCTCAACCAGTGGGCCGACATCGAGAAGAAGGTCGAGGCCGGCAACGCCCCGGCCCTGCTCCACTCCGAGCCCGACCTCCTCATCAAGATCGTGCGCGACGTCTTCAACGAGGACTTCCACGAGCTCGTCATCGACGGCGCCGACGCGAAGTCGACCATCGAGTCGTACCTCACCGCGGTCGCACCCGACCTGCTCGACCGGGTCAAGGCGTACGAGGACGGCGGCGACTCGTTCGACCACTACCGCCTCAACGAGCAGATCGACAAGGCGCTCGACCGCAAGGTCTGGCTGCCGTCGGGCGGGTCCCTGATCATCGACCGCACCGAGGCGATGACGGTCGTCGACGTCAACACCGGCAAGTTCGTCGGCTCCGGCGGAAACCTCGAAGAGACCGTCACCAAGAACAACCTCGAGGCGGCCGAAGAGCTGGTGCGCCAGCTACGCCTGCGCGACATCGGCGGCATCATCGTCGTCGACTTCATCGACATGGTGCTCGAGTCGAACCGCGACCTCGTTCTGCGCCGCCTCGTCGAGTGCCTCAGCCGCGACCGCACGAAGCACCAGGTCGCCGAGGTCACCTCGCTCGGCCTCGTGCAGATGACCCGCAAGAAGCTGGGCCTCGGCCTGGCCGAGTCGTTCCAGGAGATCGGCGTCGACCGCCAGCAGGCGCAGGAGCAGGCGGCCACCAACCGCCAGAAGCAGCAGGAGCGCCGTCGCGCCAAGCAGCAGAACGGCAACGGCTCGAACGGTTCGAACGGCAACGGGCGGGGCAACGGCTCGTCGCGAGGCTCGGACGCCCATCCGGCCACCGGAACGATCCACGCGATCACCGATGACGTGAAGAACGCCCTCGCCAAGATCGCGGCCTCGACCGTGCCGCACGGCGACGCGACGCCGGCCGAGACGGCCGCGGCCGTCGAGGCGGCGATCGACGCCGTGGCCGCGGGCATGGGCGGCACCGAGCCGGCTCCTCCGGCCGGCGCGTCGGTGTCTGACGAGTGGCCCGGAGTGACCGACGGCGCCGCCACGGGTGCGGCGTCGACCACCGGCGCCCCGGCGTCGTCCGGCGACGCTCCCACGGGGCGCTCGCGCCGCGGCCGCGGGCGTCGTGCCTCGTCGGCGGCGCAGGGTGCGGCCGGCGTCGAGTCGGCCGGCGAGGCTGCGGTGATCCAGGTGCCGGCAGCGGCTGCTGCAGCGGCATCGGTCTCGGCCGAGAGCGCGTCCGCGGCTCCTGCGCCCTCGGCGGAGACCGCCGAAGCGCCCGCGGTCGCAGCGGAGTCGACCCCGGCACCCGAGTCCGCCGAGCGCCCGGAGAAGACCTCGCGGCGCTCGCAGGCGACGGTCACCGCACCCGATGCGACGGTCGCGATCCTCGACATCCCGGTCGCGAAGATCGAGCGTCAGCCGAGACGCGTCAGCGCCCGTGACGCCGAGCAGATCCTCGAGGGCGTGCTCGGCGCGCTGCCCGAGCCGAAGCAGCCGGGTCAGGGGCGCAACCGCTCGCGCCGCGCGTCGACCGGCGGCACCGTCGCGGCGCCCGCCGAGGGCACGTCGGGCGAGTCGTCCGGCCTGATCGTCGGGCTCGGCGGCACGAGCGACGAGAGCTGA